AAGCGATCGCCGGCGTCCCCGCCGAGCCCCGTCGCCCGGCCCACCGCGCCCTCGGGAAGCGGCCACCAGGACGAGCCGGCCACTGCGAGGCCCCTCACCAGCCGCAGTGGATGTGGAGCCCCTCGAAGCGGACGTCGGTCGCACCGTCGGCCCGGCAGCCGTCCATGAACCGTCGCTCGTCGGCGCCGATGCGGAGGACCTGGCGGCCGTTGATGGTGTCCACGTCGAACGCCACCCCCGCGCCGCTCCGCGACCGGGAGGAGTGGGACCCGCCGGCGATCTCGGAGACGCTGAAGTCGAACTCCGACGCCCGGTGGAGCATGCCGGTGAGCATGGCGGTGCCGAGGGTGACGGTCCCTCCCCGCGCCTTCCCGTAGGAGCTGCGCCGGGCCGGGAGCCCATGGGCGGTGTCGCTGATGTTGTCCCGGGCGCTGGCGCCGTCCGGGGGCTCGTCGCCGCGGGGGTCGAGATGCATGGTGGCGAGGCTGATCCGCTGCTCGGCGAGGATCCGGGCGGCGAGGTCGCGGGCGGTCGTCACCGGCGCGGCGAGGGTGACCGTCACCGGCAGCACCCCCCGCGACGCCGGGGCGAGCCGCTCGAAGGCGGCGCGGGTGAGGTCGATGCACCACCCCGGGGCGTACGGGCCCCGGTCGTTGATGCGGACGGCGACCGACCTCCCGTTGTCGGTGTCGGTGACCTGGACCATGGTGCCGAAGGGCAGCGTCCGGTGCGCGGCGGTCATCGCGTTGACGTCGAAGGGCTCGCCGCTCGCCGTCGTGGTGCCGTGGTCGTAGAAGGACGCGGTGCAGCTCTCCGCGGTCGCTCCCGGGGCCACTGCCGGCGACACGACACCCATGGCGACGAGCGCGGCGACCACCGCGGCGAGGGCACGGCCGCCCCGGGCCACTAGGCGATCCGCACCCCGCGGCGGGCGGTGAGCTCGTCGAGGTTCACCGCGGTGCAGCCCTCGACACCGCTGGCCGCGACCTGCTCGGCGACCGCCGGGTCGGCGGTGGTGAGCAGCACCTGGGTGTCGGCACTGAGCCGGAGCAGGAACTCGACCGCGGTGCGGCGGCGGCGCGGGTCGGAGCTGAGCAGCGGGTCGTCGAGCAGCAGCGGCACCGGCTCGCCCGCCTCGCCGAGCACCTCGGTGAGGGCGAGGCGCAGGAGCAGGCCGACCTGGTCGCGGGTGCCGTGGGAGACGTGCTCCACCGGGATCAGGTCGGGGCGGCCGCGGCTGTGGAGGCGGACCGCGAAGCGCTCGGGGTCGACGTGGACCTCGTCGTAGGCGCCCTCGGTGAGCAGCGCCAGGCGGCCGGCCACCGAGGCGGCGAGCCGGGGTGCGACCTCCCGATGGACCCGCCGCGCCGACTCCTCGATCAGCGCGCTGGCCCGCCGCAGTGCCTCGAGCTGGCGCAGCGCGCGCTCGCGGACCACCATGCAGGCGGCGCGCTCGTCCTCGAGGTCGGCGATCGAGGGGAGGGAGTCGAGGAGGCCGCGGAGCCGCTCGCGCAGGCCGGAGGCCTCGTTGAGCGCGGAGGCGGCGGCGTCGCGGGCACGCTCGGCGGCGATCTCGAGGTGGCGGAGGGCGGTGGCGTCGAGGGGCTTGCCCTGGGCCGCCGCCGCGGGGTCGCCGCCGCGGCGGCCCAGCTCCTGCTCCATCTGCCCGGCCTGGCGGGCGAGGGCGCGCTCGTCGCCCGCGCCGATTGCGGCCAGCCGCCGGCGGACCTCGTCGAGGCGGTCGCGGGCGGCCTCGAACTGGCGCCGGGTCGCCGCCCCCTGGCGGAAGGCGGCGACGGCGCGGGCGCTGTCGGGGTCGGCGGGGAGCCCCGCGGCGGCGAGGTGCCCGGCCAGCTCGGCGGCGAGCTCGGTGCGGGCCGCCGCCTTCCGATCCGCCTCCTCGCGGAGCTCGCGTCCGGCGCTCTCCTCGCCGGCCAGCCGGCCGTCCTCGGCCTCGAGCTCGGCGCGGCGGCGGCCGGCGTCCTCGGCGGCGGCGACCGCGGTGAGCGCCTGCCGGGCCCGGCCGAGCAGGCCGTCGGCGGCGGTGAGCTCGGCCGCCCCGGCCGGCGCCGGGAGCTCGACGGGGATCCGCGCCGCCAGCTGCAGGCAGCGGG
The window above is part of the Candidatus Dormiibacterota bacterium genome. Proteins encoded here:
- a CDS encoding septal ring lytic transglycosylase RlpA family protein, with translation MARGGRALAAVVAALVAMGVVSPAVAPGATAESCTASFYDHGTTTASGEPFDVNAMTAAHRTLPFGTMVQVTDTDNGRSVAVRINDRGPYAPGWCIDLTRAAFERLAPASRGVLPVTVTLAAPVTTARDLAARILAEQRISLATMHLDPRGDEPPDGASARDNISDTAHGLPARRSSYGKARGGTVTLGTAMLTGMLHRASEFDFSVSEIAGGSHSSRSRSGAGVAFDVDTINGRQVLRIGADERRFMDGCRADGATDVRFEGLHIHCGW